A section of the bacterium genome encodes:
- the panB gene encoding 3-methyl-2-oxobutanoate hydroxymethyltransferase, translating into MQTKWTADRIKQLKGQGKISCLTAYDFTTAKYVDAAGIHMALVGDSLANTMLGHTTTLSVTMEQMLHHTAAVAQGVKNALIIADMPFMSYQISIEQALQNAGRFLKEAGADAVKIEGGAFRAQTAAALVSNGIPVLGHIGLTPQSIRQSGYKVQGRHTSEAERLINDAKVLEESGVFGIVIECVPATLGATITKSVQVPTIGIGAGPDCDGQVLVSHDLLGLSGNTTPKFVKRYANLGDQMIEAFKAYKADVESGTFPSKEHCY; encoded by the coding sequence ATGCAAACCAAATGGACCGCCGACCGGATCAAGCAGCTCAAGGGGCAAGGCAAAATCTCCTGCCTGACCGCCTATGATTTTACCACCGCAAAATATGTCGATGCGGCCGGCATTCATATGGCCCTGGTCGGCGACTCCCTGGCCAATACCATGCTCGGTCACACGACGACCCTGTCCGTTACCATGGAACAGATGCTGCATCATACAGCGGCCGTGGCGCAAGGCGTCAAAAACGCCCTGATCATTGCCGACATGCCCTTCATGTCCTATCAGATCTCGATTGAGCAAGCGCTTCAAAACGCCGGTCGTTTCCTCAAGGAAGCCGGAGCGGATGCGGTAAAGATTGAGGGCGGAGCCTTCCGCGCACAGACCGCTGCCGCGCTCGTCTCGAATGGCATCCCGGTTCTTGGCCATATCGGATTGACCCCGCAAAGTATCCGGCAGAGCGGCTACAAGGTTCAGGGCCGGCACACCTCCGAGGCGGAACGGCTGATCAACGACGCCAAAGTATTAGAGGAGTCGGGCGTATTCGGCATCGTCATTGAATGTGTGCCCGCCACCCTGGGCGCAACCATCACCAAGTCGGTGCAAGTCCCCACCATCGGCATCGGGGCCGGCCCGGATTGCGATGGGCAGGTGCTGGTTAGCCATGATCTACTGGGCCTGTCGGGAAACACCACCCCAAAGTTCGTGAAACGGTACGCCAATCTGGGCGACCAAATGATCGAGGCCTTCAAAGCGTACAAAGCCGACGTGGAATCAGGCACGTTTCCTTCAAAAGAACACTGCTACTGA
- a CDS encoding M23 family metallopeptidase, translating into MNRIYKLILCILFILSGSVHAAPPFSHIVTPTDRTVLDPAIPGTFQPTAAGTVESALYGSVRTVKIGSHMYPSFHEGIDIAPLARTGRGVPLDSVHAVAAGTVGYINSRSGNSNYGNYVVLLHQDSLGTVYTLYAHLAVISPELRVGQKVEPGGLLGTLGNTSSNPIPLTRAHLHFEVGLIGNERFGAWFRAQKLTPDHGLFNGQNLFALNPLEFFKSVDRLASTGFKGFVSGVPRAFTLLIPVARPLDFFRRYPGLWEGAPFQGGGLVIMCSENGAILSGRSATSDEMQSAGSGKVALLNVDAKVLGRNGCRLVVEDRGRWRLGEKGTRWLEILQYQ; encoded by the coding sequence ATGAACAGAATTTACAAACTCATTTTGTGCATTCTGTTTATTCTGTCAGGTTCGGTTCATGCGGCCCCTCCGTTCAGCCATATTGTCACGCCGACGGACCGGACCGTTCTGGATCCTGCCATTCCCGGTACGTTTCAACCCACTGCGGCGGGAACTGTTGAGTCGGCACTCTACGGGTCAGTCCGGACCGTCAAAATCGGCTCGCACATGTATCCCTCTTTTCATGAGGGGATTGATATTGCCCCTTTGGCGCGCACGGGCCGCGGGGTTCCTCTCGACAGCGTTCATGCCGTGGCGGCGGGGACGGTTGGCTACATTAATTCCAGATCCGGCAATTCGAACTATGGGAACTATGTGGTCCTGCTGCATCAGGACTCCCTGGGTACGGTTTACACCCTGTATGCCCACCTGGCCGTGATCTCCCCTGAGTTGAGGGTGGGCCAGAAGGTGGAGCCGGGCGGCCTTCTGGGCACCCTCGGCAACACCTCTTCGAACCCCATTCCGCTGACTCGCGCCCATTTGCATTTTGAGGTCGGGCTGATTGGGAATGAACGGTTTGGGGCGTGGTTCCGGGCACAGAAATTGACGCCGGACCATGGCCTGTTTAATGGGCAAAATCTCTTTGCTTTAAATCCCCTTGAGTTTTTTAAAAGTGTGGACCGGTTAGCCTCAACAGGGTTTAAAGGGTTTGTATCCGGCGTTCCGCGGGCGTTCACGCTCCTGATCCCTGTGGCTCGCCCGCTGGACTTTTTCCGGCGTTACCCCGGCCTGTGGGAGGGCGCGCCGTTTCAGGGGGGCGGGCTGGTGATCATGTGTTCCGAAAATGGCGCCATTTTATCCGGACGCAGCGCAACGTCCGACGAGATGCAGTCGGCCGGTTCAGGTAAAGTGGCCCTCCTCAATGTGGATGCCAAAGTGCTGGGGCGGAACGGGTGCCGGCTGGTCGTGGAGGATCGCGGGCGCTGGCGATTGGGCGAAAAGGGCACCCGTTGGCTAGAGATCCTTCAATATCAGTAG